CTTCGCCCTTTCACCGAGTGTCCCATTCATATTCTTCGGATATCCCAGAACAATTTCATCCACTTCGTATTCCCGAATCAGGCGGGCTAATTCTTCCCGCTCTTTCTCTTTTCTGCTTCTTCTTATGACTTCCACTCCCTGGGCGGTAATACCCAGCGGATCGCTCATCGCGACGCCAATCGTCTTTTCACCAAGATCCAGCCCCATTATCCTCATTCATGCACCTCAGCAACTGCCTGACCACGTAGGGTCTACGCCCGGTCCTGCTCGTCATCGTTGTTTAATGGAATAGAGTCGTTCATTACACCCTGCGAATTGTGACTTCCGCAATTCTTACACAACCATTCTTCGCCATCATACAGGAATTCAGTAATTTCGCCGCATTCAATACAATACTCTTGGACTTTCTTTTTCATAACAGCGTCCCCCTGTCTGTACATTTTGGTATCACGGTTCTGTTATTTTCAGATGTACGTCTCTTATCCTAATTATATACCTTAACATTTTTCTCCGCTATTATTATCCCAGTTTACGGAAGATATTATTTAAATTTTTTTATACAAAGGTATCATATAATCTTCAGACAGAAATGCGGGCAATATCTGCCGCAGTATCCGCACAGAACACATCTTTCCGTCTGCAGACAGACCTGTCCCTTGTTAAGATAAAGCGCATTTTGCGGGCAGCCGCCGACGCACTTTCCGCAGCCCTGGCACCAGTCGGCGATGTACAGTTTTCTCTCCCGGTGCAGAACCGCTTGGCGCAATTCATCGGATATAGGTTCCTCGTTCAGCAGTGCCAGGTTATAGTCTACTTCCGGAATCGATGACATGCCTAAAGCCATCGCCTGGATTCCTGGAATGCTCCGGATAAAATTCACGGCTCTTTCCGGTTCAGCCGCCAAGTGCCCACCGCCAAAAACCTTCATCGCATAGATGCCGATACCTAATTCAGCTGCAAACGCAATAGCTTCCAGCATGTCCTCAAGACTTCCATCGATAATGCCGAGCCCCTGGTAATTAATAAGTGGGTGAATCACGTCAAGACCCGGCTGAAGAGCCCCTGCTCTTACCCCTTGAACTGCGTGGGTTGAGATTCCAATCGCCCCAACCAGACCCCTGGCCTTTGCTTCAAGCAATCCTTCCCAGGCCCCGGCATGTCCTTTGAGCGTCAGATGACTTTCCTGCTCATGAAGCAGAAAGATATCAATAGAGTCCCTGCCCAGTTCCTTTCTGGCTTTCTCCAGACTCGCATCCAGTTCCTGATTCGTCACCGCATAAGATTTGGATACAACTTTTAGCTCGGGGTTCCTGGCCAGAACAGGTTTTAACTGACTGTAGTTTTCATAGATTTCTGCCGTATCGATCCAGTCTATCCCCCTTGAAAGCGCATATTGAAGGATCTCTCTTCCCCGCTCTTCGCTCACTCTGCCCTGAAGCGAAGAAATTGCGAGGCTGCCAAAACATATTTCCGATACCTTCGGACCCTTTA
This genomic stretch from Dehalobacter sp. harbors:
- the ruvX gene encoding Holliday junction resolvase RuvX translates to MRIMGLDLGEKTIGVAMSDPLGITAQGVEVIRRSRKEKEREELARLIREYEVDEIVLGYPKNMNGTLGERAKLTEVFAEELREGYLLPVKLWDERLSTIGAQRALLEADLSRAKRKKVIDKMAAVFILQGYLNSK
- a CDS encoding aldo/keto reductase: MEDGHLLKVKLGLKGPKVSEICFGSLAISSLQGRVSEERGREILQYALSRGIDWIDTAEIYENYSQLKPVLARNPELKVVSKSYAVTNQELDASLEKARKELGRDSIDIFLLHEQESHLTLKGHAGAWEGLLEAKARGLVGAIGISTHAVQGVRAGALQPGLDVIHPLINYQGLGIIDGSLEDMLEAIAFAAELGIGIYAMKVFGGGHLAAEPERAVNFIRSIPGIQAMALGMSSIPEVDYNLALLNEEPISDELRQAVLHRERKLYIADWCQGCGKCVGGCPQNALYLNKGQVCLQTERCVLCGYCGRYCPHFCLKII